A window of Halichoerus grypus chromosome 12, mHalGry1.hap1.1, whole genome shotgun sequence contains these coding sequences:
- the CYP51A1 gene encoding lanosterol 14-alpha demethylase isoform X3, translating into MVGKTFTYLLGSDAAALLFNSKNEDLNAEDVYSRLTTPVFGKGVAYDVPNPVFLEQKKMLKSGLNIAHFRQHVSIIEKETKEYFQSWGESGEKNLFEALSELIILTASHCLHGKEIRSQLNEKVAQLYADLDGGFSHAAWLLPGWLPLPSFRRRDRAHREIKNIFYKAIQKRRQSEEKIDDILQTLLDSTYKDGRPLTDDEVAGMLIGLLLAGQHTSSTTSAWMGFFLARDRTLQEKCYLEQKTVCGEDLPPLTYDQLKDLNLLDRCIKETLRLRPPIMTMMRMAKTPQTVAGYTIPPGHQVCVSPTVNQRLKDSWVERLDFNPDRYLQDNPASGEKFAYVPFGAGRHRCIGENFAYVQIKTIWSTMLRLYEFDLIDGYFPTVNYTTMIHTPENPVIRYERRSK; encoded by the exons ATGGTGGGCAAGACATTTACTTACCTTCTGGGGAGTGATGCTGCTGCACTGctttttaatagtaaaaatgaGGACCTGAATGCAGAAGATGTCTACAGTCGTCTGACAACACCTGTGTTTGGGAAGGGAGTTGCATATGATGTGCCAAATCCA gtttttttggagcagaagaaaatgttaaaaagtggCCTTAACATAGCCCACTTTAGACAGCACGTTTCTATAattgagaaagaaacaaaggagtaCTTTCAGAGTTGGGGAGAAAGTGGAGAAAAAA ATTTGTTTGAAGCTCTTTCTGAGCTCATAATTTTAACAGCGAGCCATTGTTTACATGGAAAGGAAATCAGAAGTCAACTCAATGAGAAAGTGGCACAACTGTATGCAGATCTGGATGGAGGTTTTAGCCACGCAGCCTGGCTACTGCCAGGCTGGCTCCCTTTGCCTAGTTTCAG ACGCAGGGACAGAGCTCATCGAGAGATCAAGAATATTTTCTATAAAGCAATCCAGAAGCGCAGACAGTCAGAAGAAAAAATTGATGACATTCTCCAAACTTTACTAGATTCTACTTACAA GGATGGGCGCCCTCTGACAGACGACGAAGTAGCAGGCATGCTTATTGGACTGCTCTTGGCAGGCCAGCACACGTCCTCAACTACTAGTGCCTGGATGGGCTTCTTCTTGGCCAGAGACAGAACACttcaagaaaaatgttatttagaaCAGAAAACAGTCTGTGGAGAAGATCTGCCTCCTTTAACTTATGACCAG CTGAAGGATCTAAATTTACTTGATCGCTGTATAAAAGAAACATTAAGACTTCGACCTCCTATAATGACCATgatgagaatggctaaaactcCTCAG ACCGTGGCAGGATATACCATTCCTCCAGGACATCAGGTGTGTGTCTCTCCCACTGTCAATCAAAGACTTAAAGACTCATGGGTAGAACGTCTGGACTTTAATCCTGATCGCTACTTACAGGACAATCCAGCATCAGGAGAGAAGTTTGCTTACGTGCCATTTGGAGCTG ggCGTCATCGTTGTATTGGGGAGAATTTTGCCTATGTTCAAATCAAGACAATTTGGTCCACTATGCTTCGTTTATATGAATTTGATCTCATTGATGGATATTTTCCCACTGTGAATTATACAACCATGATTCACACCCCTGAAAATCCAGTTATCCGATACGAACGAAGATCAAAATGA